Proteins from one Nitrobacteraceae bacterium AZCC 2146 genomic window:
- a CDS encoding peptide/nickel transport system permease protein (product_source=KO:K02034; cath_funfam=1.10.3720.10; cog=COG1173; ko=KO:K02034; pfam=PF00528,PF12911; superfamily=161098; transmembrane_helix_parts=Inside_1_32,TMhelix_33_55,Outside_56_102,TMhelix_103_125,Inside_126_136,TMhelix_137_159,Outside_160_215,TMhelix_216_238,Inside_239_257,TMhelix_258_280,Outside_281_295) → MTAMTDTALQAAPASKARGYWATVGRRIIRDKVSMACAFILLLIFLAAIFAPYLHLADPYQGSMIRRLRFIGTPNYPLGTDELGRDMLARLIYGGRLSLLIGILPVILAFVIGTSLGLVAGYVGGKVNTAIMRTVDIFYAFPSVLLAIAISGALGAGIVNSIVSLTIVFVPQITRVAESVTTGVRNMDFVEAARASGAGAFTIMRVHMLGNVLGTIFVYATGLISVSMILAAGLSFLGLGTKPPEPEWGLMLNTLRTAIYVNPWVAALPGVMIFAVSICFNLLSDGMRSAMDIRN, encoded by the coding sequence ATGACCGCGATGACAGACACCGCGCTGCAGGCCGCTCCCGCCAGCAAGGCGCGCGGCTACTGGGCCACGGTTGGCCGCCGCATTATCCGCGACAAGGTCAGCATGGCCTGCGCATTCATCCTGCTGCTGATCTTCCTCGCGGCGATCTTCGCGCCGTATCTGCATCTCGCCGATCCCTATCAGGGCTCGATGATCCGCCGGCTGCGCTTCATCGGCACGCCGAATTATCCGCTCGGCACCGATGAACTCGGCCGCGACATGCTGGCGCGGCTGATCTATGGCGGCCGGCTGTCGCTGCTGATCGGCATCCTGCCAGTCATCCTCGCCTTCGTTATTGGCACGTCGCTGGGCCTCGTCGCGGGTTATGTCGGCGGCAAGGTCAACACTGCGATCATGCGCACCGTCGATATCTTCTACGCCTTCCCCTCGGTGCTGCTGGCCATCGCCATCTCCGGCGCGCTTGGTGCCGGCATCGTCAATTCCATCGTCTCGCTGACCATCGTATTCGTGCCGCAGATCACCCGCGTCGCCGAAAGCGTCACCACCGGCGTACGCAACATGGATTTTGTCGAAGCCGCCCGCGCCTCCGGCGCCGGCGCCTTCACCATCATGCGGGTGCACATGCTTGGCAATGTGCTGGGCACCATCTTCGTTTATGCGACGGGCCTGATTTCGGTGTCGATGATCCTGGCCGCCGGCCTGTCCTTCCTCGGGCTCGGCACAAAACCGCCGGAGCCGGAATGGGGCCTGATGCTGAATACTTTGCGCACCGCAATCTACGTCAATCCATGGGTCGCGGCATTGCCCGGCGTGATGATCTTCGCGGTGTCGATCTGTTTCAACTTGCTGAGCGATGGCATGCGCAGCGCCATGGACATCCGGAACTGA
- a CDS encoding peptide/nickel transport system substrate-binding protein (product_source=KO:K02035; cath_funfam=3.10.105.10,3.40.190.10,3.90.76.10; cleavage_site_network=SignalP-noTM; cog=COG0747; ko=KO:K02035; pfam=PF00496; superfamily=53850) has translation MRIEKPTKSRLATAIMMLTMATAITLPQIARAETVLRIGMTAADIPRTLGQPDQGFEGNRFTGNTMYDGLTGWDLSSATKASIVIPALSTEWKVDDADKKKWTFKLRPGVTFHDGSAFNADAVVWNVEKVLKQDAPQFDASQVGVTASRMPTLVSAKKIDDMTVELTTKEPDSFLPINLTNLFMVSPTKWQAFFDKAEGADAKAKSQAAWAAFAREPAGTGPWKMLKFTPRERLELAKNDSYWNKDRIPKVDKMLLLPMPEANARTAALLSGQVDWIEAPAPDAVKEITARGFKIEKNEQPHVWPWQFSRVEGSPWNDIRVRQAANLCVDREGLKDGLLAGLMVPASGTFEPGHPWRGKPTFQIKYDLPAAQKLMKDAGFGPTKKLSVKIQTSASGSGQMLPLPMNEYLQQALAECYFDVKLDVIEWNTLFTNWRRGVKDASANGSDATNVTYAAMDPFFALVRFLQSSMAPPVSNNWGYINNPKFDELVTKARTTFDPAARDEALAELNAASIDDAAFLYVAHDVGPRALSPKIKGFVQPKSWFVDFSPVSMTP, from the coding sequence ATGCGTATCGAGAAACCAACCAAGAGCCGCCTCGCGACGGCGATCATGATGCTGACCATGGCGACAGCAATCACGCTGCCGCAGATCGCTCGCGCCGAGACGGTGCTGCGCATCGGCATGACCGCCGCCGACATTCCGCGCACACTCGGCCAGCCCGACCAGGGTTTTGAAGGTAACCGCTTCACCGGCAACACGATGTATGACGGCCTGACCGGCTGGGACCTTTCCTCCGCCACCAAGGCGAGCATTGTGATCCCCGCTCTGTCCACCGAATGGAAGGTGGATGACGCCGACAAGAAGAAGTGGACCTTCAAGCTGCGCCCCGGCGTCACCTTCCATGACGGATCGGCCTTCAATGCCGACGCCGTGGTCTGGAATGTCGAGAAGGTGCTGAAGCAGGATGCGCCGCAGTTCGATGCCAGCCAGGTCGGCGTCACCGCGTCGCGCATGCCGACGCTGGTCTCCGCCAAGAAGATCGACGACATGACTGTCGAGCTGACCACCAAGGAGCCTGACTCTTTCCTGCCGATCAACCTCACCAACCTCTTTATGGTGAGCCCGACCAAGTGGCAGGCCTTCTTCGACAAGGCCGAAGGCGCCGACGCCAAGGCGAAATCGCAGGCCGCATGGGCAGCGTTCGCCCGCGAGCCCGCCGGCACCGGTCCGTGGAAGATGTTGAAGTTCACGCCGCGCGAGCGTCTCGAACTGGCGAAGAACGACAGCTATTGGAACAAGGACCGCATCCCCAAGGTCGACAAGATGCTGCTGCTGCCGATGCCTGAAGCCAACGCCCGCACCGCGGCGCTGCTCTCCGGGCAGGTCGACTGGATCGAGGCGCCGGCGCCCGATGCGGTCAAGGAAATCACCGCGCGCGGCTTCAAGATCGAGAAGAACGAACAGCCGCATGTCTGGCCGTGGCAGTTCTCGCGCGTCGAAGGCTCGCCGTGGAACGACATTCGCGTCCGCCAGGCCGCCAATCTCTGCGTCGATCGTGAAGGTCTTAAAGATGGTCTGCTTGCCGGCTTGATGGTGCCGGCCTCTGGCACCTTCGAGCCCGGCCATCCCTGGCGCGGCAAGCCGACCTTCCAGATCAAGTATGACCTGCCGGCCGCGCAGAAGCTGATGAAGGACGCCGGCTTCGGCCCGACCAAGAAGCTCAGCGTGAAGATCCAGACCTCGGCATCGGGCTCCGGCCAGATGCTGCCGCTGCCGATGAATGAATATCTGCAGCAGGCGTTGGCGGAGTGCTACTTCGACGTCAAGCTCGACGTTATCGAGTGGAACACGCTGTTCACCAATTGGCGGCGCGGCGTCAAGGATGCCAGCGCCAACGGCTCCGATGCCACCAACGTGACCTATGCGGCGATGGACCCGTTCTTCGCGCTGGTGCGCTTCCTGCAGTCGTCGATGGCGCCGCCGGTTTCCAACAACTGGGGCTACATCAACAATCCGAAGTTCGACGAGTTGGTGACCAAGGCCCGCACCACTTTCGATCCCGCGGCGCGTGACGAGGCCCTGGCCGAATTGAACGCCGCGTCGATCGACGACGCCGCGTTCCTCTACGTCGCCCACGACGTCGGGCCGCGTGCGCTGAGCCCGAAGATCAAGGGCTTTGTGCAGCCGAAGAGCTGGTTCGTCGACTTCTCGCCGGTGTCGATGACGCCGTAA
- a CDS encoding nicotinamide-nucleotide amidase (product_source=KO:K03743; cath_funfam=3.90.950.20; cog=COG1546; ko=KO:K03743; pfam=PF02464; superfamily=142433; tigrfam=TIGR00199; transmembrane_helix_parts=Outside_1_31,TMhelix_32_54,Inside_55_160), which yields MKDLVPLAEKIAIELIARKQTIAVAESSTGGLISAALLAVPGASAYFLGGGVIYTRDARRILMDIPNEAMTGVRSASEPYAEMLAKQIRERFGCDWGLSETGATGPTGNRYGDAAGHSCMAVAGPQYGVMTLETGSNDRLGNMHAFAHTALTFLLKNLSQ from the coding sequence ATGAAGGACCTCGTCCCACTCGCGGAAAAAATCGCTATCGAGCTGATCGCGCGGAAGCAAACCATTGCGGTGGCGGAATCCTCCACCGGCGGACTGATCTCGGCGGCGCTGCTGGCTGTCCCCGGGGCGTCGGCCTATTTCCTCGGCGGCGGGGTGATCTATACCCGCGATGCCCGCCGCATCCTGATGGACATTCCCAATGAAGCGATGACCGGCGTGCGCTCGGCATCGGAGCCCTATGCCGAGATGCTGGCGAAGCAGATCCGCGAACGCTTCGGCTGCGATTGGGGATTATCCGAGACCGGCGCCACCGGCCCGACCGGCAATCGTTACGGCGACGCTGCCGGCCATAGCTGCATGGCGGTTGCCGGCCCGCAGTACGGCGTAATGACGCTGGAGACCGGCAGCAACGATCGCCTCGGCAACATGCATGCGTTTGCGCACACGGCGCTGACGTTCCTGCTGAAGAATTTGTCGCAATAA
- a CDS encoding peptide/nickel transport system ATP-binding protein (product_source=KO:K02031; cath_funfam=3.40.50.300; cog=COG0444; ko=KO:K02031; pfam=PF00005,PF08352; smart=SM00382; superfamily=52540; tigrfam=TIGR01727) has product MSNLVEVRNLNVRFSGERTVYAVNDLSLSLGEGEVLGLLGESGSGKSVTLRALMRLLPKKRTQISGTVNVLGKDVLALGDDELSAFRGQTVSMIFQEPALALDPVYTIGQQIAESVMRHEGKSQADATKRALEMLEVVRIPSAKRRLDAYPHEMSGGMRQRAMIALALACKPKILLADEPTTALDATVQIQILLLLRELQREFGMSIIFVTHDIGVAIEICDRVAVMYAGQIVEQGTLSQIVRSAVHPYPRGLLASTVHGAKRGARLETIPGTPPSLDKAPVNCSFAPRCSFAQPRCVEAPPPNVQMEGNRMARCILAEPAEVAV; this is encoded by the coding sequence ATGAGCAATCTGGTCGAGGTTCGCAATCTCAACGTCCGTTTCAGCGGCGAGCGCACCGTCTATGCGGTGAACGATCTCAGCCTGTCGCTCGGCGAAGGCGAGGTGCTCGGCCTGCTCGGCGAATCCGGTTCCGGCAAGAGCGTGACCTTGCGTGCGCTGATGCGGCTGCTGCCCAAGAAACGCACGCAGATTTCCGGCACGGTGAATGTACTCGGCAAGGACGTGCTGGCGCTCGGCGACGACGAACTGTCGGCGTTTCGCGGCCAGACCGTGTCGATGATTTTCCAGGAGCCGGCGCTGGCGCTGGATCCGGTCTACACCATCGGCCAGCAAATCGCCGAAAGCGTGATGCGCCACGAGGGCAAGAGCCAGGCGGATGCCACCAAGCGCGCGCTGGAGATGCTCGAGGTGGTGCGCATTCCCTCGGCCAAGCGTCGCCTCGATGCCTATCCGCACGAGATGTCCGGCGGCATGCGGCAGCGCGCGATGATCGCGCTGGCGCTGGCCTGCAAGCCAAAGATTCTTCTCGCCGACGAGCCGACCACCGCGCTCGATGCCACCGTGCAGATCCAGATCCTGTTGCTGCTGCGCGAGTTGCAGCGCGAATTCGGCATGTCGATCATCTTCGTCACCCATGACATTGGCGTCGCCATCGAAATCTGCGACCGCGTCGCGGTGATGTATGCCGGCCAGATCGTCGAGCAGGGCACGCTGAGCCAGATTGTGCGCTCGGCGGTGCATCCCTATCCGCGCGGGTTGCTGGCCTCGACCGTGCACGGCGCCAAGCGCGGCGCCCGGCTGGAAACGATCCCCGGTACGCCGCCCTCGCTCGACAAGGCGCCGGTGAACTGCTCCTTCGCGCCGCGCTGCAGCTTCGCCCAGCCGCGCTGCGTCGAAGCCCCGCCGCCGAATGTGCAGATGGAAGGCAACCGGATGGCACGCTGTATTCTGGCGGAGCCGGCGGAAGTGGCGGTCTAG
- a CDS encoding aspartyl-tRNA(Asn)/glutamyl-tRNA(Gln) amidotransferase subunit A (product_source=KO:K02433; cath_funfam=3.90.1300.10; cog=COG0154; ko=KO:K02433; pfam=PF01425; superfamily=75304): MSSSEPALLSLTEVADAIAQKKISSREATQSCLDRVAKFQPSLNAYMSIETETALSAADAADAALAKGQSKGALHGVPLAHKDMYYDKGHVVTCGSHIRRDWVATTTATSLQRLKDAGTVRLGSLQMVEFAYGPLGHNQHYGAVHNPWHVDHVTGGSSSGSGSAVAARLTFAALGSDTGGSIRLPAHFCGVSGLKTTVGLVSRAGAMPLSQSLDTVGPLARTVADCAVITGLMAGADPADPTTSTRAVPDYMAATRAPVKGMTVGIPKAFYVDDLDPETATILQDTIATLKSEGVTIVEVDLPDQRQLTAACQLVLATEAAAMHKRWMIERPQDYGAQVLMRLQNGFGIPGVSYLEALRWRGPALAAYLAAVTGTDAVLAPVSPAAAPTIVETDVGNSMGAEAMIQRLTRFTRPINYLGLPALSIPTGFTKSNMPVGMQLIGRPFDESTLLTIGAAFQRATDFHAKCPELA; the protein is encoded by the coding sequence ATGAGTTCGTCCGAACCCGCACTGCTGTCGCTGACCGAAGTCGCTGATGCGATCGCGCAGAAGAAGATTTCGTCGCGCGAAGCGACGCAGTCCTGCCTCGACCGCGTCGCGAAGTTTCAGCCGAGCCTCAACGCCTATATGTCGATCGAGACCGAGACTGCGCTCTCGGCCGCCGATGCGGCCGATGCCGCTTTGGCCAAAGGCCAAAGCAAGGGCGCGCTGCATGGTGTGCCGCTGGCGCACAAGGATATGTATTACGACAAGGGCCACGTCGTGACCTGCGGCTCCCATATCCGCCGCGATTGGGTCGCCACCACCACCGCGACATCGCTGCAGCGCTTGAAGGATGCCGGCACGGTGCGCCTCGGTTCGCTGCAGATGGTGGAATTCGCCTATGGTCCGCTTGGCCACAACCAGCATTACGGCGCGGTGCATAATCCCTGGCACGTCGATCACGTCACCGGCGGCTCGTCGTCGGGCTCCGGCTCGGCGGTTGCGGCACGCCTGACCTTCGCGGCGCTGGGCTCGGACACCGGCGGCTCGATCCGGCTGCCGGCGCATTTCTGCGGCGTCAGCGGCCTGAAGACAACCGTCGGCCTCGTCAGCCGCGCCGGCGCGATGCCGCTGTCGCAATCGCTCGATACCGTCGGCCCGTTGGCGCGCACCGTTGCGGATTGCGCTGTCATCACCGGCCTGATGGCCGGCGCCGATCCCGCTGATCCCACCACCAGCACCCGCGCGGTGCCGGACTACATGGCGGCGACGCGCGCGCCGGTCAAAGGCATGACCGTCGGCATTCCCAAGGCGTTCTACGTTGACGATCTCGATCCCGAGACCGCGACAATTCTGCAAGACACCATCGCCACGCTGAAAAGCGAAGGCGTCACCATCGTCGAGGTCGATCTGCCGGACCAGCGCCAGCTCACCGCGGCGTGCCAGCTGGTGCTCGCGACGGAAGCCGCGGCCATGCACAAGCGCTGGATGATCGAGCGGCCGCAGGATTATGGCGCGCAGGTCCTGATGCGGCTGCAGAACGGATTTGGAATTCCCGGTGTGTCCTATCTGGAAGCGCTGCGTTGGCGCGGCCCGGCGCTGGCAGCCTATCTCGCCGCGGTCACCGGCACCGACGCCGTACTGGCGCCGGTGTCGCCGGCTGCGGCGCCGACCATCGTCGAGACCGATGTCGGCAACAGCATGGGTGCCGAAGCGATGATCCAGCGGCTGACGCGCTTCACCCGGCCGATCAACTATCTCGGCCTGCCAGCGCTTTCGATCCCGACCGGGTTCACCAAATCCAACATGCCGGTCGGCATGCAACTGATCGGGCGCCCGTTCGATGAGTCGACATTGCTGACGATCGGCGCCGCGTTCCAACGCGCCACCGACTTCCACGCCAAGTGCCCGGAGCTGGCATGA
- a CDS encoding peptide/nickel transport system permease protein (product_source=KO:K02033; cath_funfam=1.10.3720.10; cog=COG0601; ko=KO:K02033; pfam=PF00528,PF19300; superfamily=161098; transmembrane_helix_parts=Inside_1_8,TMhelix_9_31,Outside_32_100,TMhelix_101_123,Inside_124_134,TMhelix_135_157,Outside_158_183,TMhelix_184_201,Inside_202_241,TMhelix_242_264,Outside_265_283,TMhelix_284_303,Inside_304_317), with amino-acid sequence MFVYIARRIVYVIPIVVSVALVCFLLVHITPGDPLVAILPADASQELAAQLRIAYGFDRPLPVQFGLWLWRAVHGDLGSSIATGRPVLAEVLRAVGNTVTLAIAAAMIGFTLGLFFGLIAGYFRDTWVDKVATSIAIAGVSVPHYWLGMVLVIIFSVQLNWLPAVGAGPGGSGSWGWDWEHIKYLVLPAITTSVIPMGIITRTVRALTGDILSQDFVEALRAKGLRETKVFRHVIKNAAPTALAVMGLQLGYMLGGSILIETVFSWPGSGLLLNSAIFQRDLPLLQGTILVLALFFVFLNLLVDIAQAAIDPRIKRS; translated from the coding sequence GTGTTCGTCTATATCGCTCGGCGTATCGTCTATGTGATCCCGATCGTCGTCAGCGTGGCGCTGGTGTGCTTCCTGCTGGTGCACATCACGCCCGGTGATCCGCTGGTCGCCATTCTCCCCGCCGACGCGTCGCAGGAACTCGCGGCGCAACTGCGCATTGCCTATGGCTTCGATCGGCCGCTACCCGTGCAGTTCGGGTTGTGGCTGTGGCGCGCAGTGCATGGCGATCTCGGCAGTTCCATCGCCACCGGCCGCCCGGTGCTCGCCGAAGTCTTGCGCGCGGTCGGCAACACCGTAACGCTGGCGATTGCCGCGGCTATGATCGGTTTCACGCTCGGCCTGTTCTTCGGCCTGATCGCTGGCTATTTCCGCGACACCTGGGTCGACAAGGTCGCGACCTCGATCGCGATTGCTGGCGTGTCCGTGCCGCATTACTGGCTCGGCATGGTGCTGGTCATCATCTTCTCGGTGCAGCTGAACTGGCTGCCCGCGGTCGGCGCCGGGCCGGGTGGCTCCGGCTCCTGGGGCTGGGACTGGGAGCACATCAAATATCTCGTGCTGCCGGCCATCACCACGTCCGTCATTCCGATGGGCATCATCACCCGCACCGTGCGCGCGCTGACCGGCGACATCCTCTCGCAGGATTTCGTCGAAGCTTTGCGCGCCAAGGGTCTGCGCGAAACAAAAGTGTTTCGTCACGTCATCAAGAACGCCGCGCCGACCGCGCTGGCGGTGATGGGGCTTCAATTGGGTTATATGCTCGGCGGTTCTATCCTGATCGAGACGGTGTTTTCCTGGCCGGGCTCCGGTTTGTTGCTGAACTCCGCGATCTTCCAGCGCGACCTGCCGCTGCTGCAGGGCACGATCCTGGTGCTGGCGCTGTTCTTTGTTTTCCTCAATCTCCTGGTCGATATCGCGCAAGCCGCGATCGATCCGCGCATCAAGCGGAGCTGA
- a CDS encoding peptide/nickel transport system ATP-binding protein (product_source=KO:K02032; cath_funfam=3.40.50.300; cog=COG4608; ko=KO:K02032; pfam=PF00005,PF08352; smart=SM00382; superfamily=52540; tigrfam=TIGR01727), whose translation MNEIIEPIDKLEPLPDIGGVAQPLLQVNGLTKHFPVRGGLFAPSKTVRAVDDVSFSIAKGETVGIVGESGCGKSTTARLLMHLMPRNSGDIIYDGRQVGRELSLRELRRGMQMVFQDSYASLNPRLTIEESIAFGPKVHGMAEGTSRALARELLGKVGLRPENFANRYPHEISGGQRQRVNIARALALSPRLVILDEAVSALDKSVEAQVLNLLVDLKREFGLTYLFISHDLNVVRYISDRVLVMYLGEVVELGPVDEVWDAPAHPYTRALLAAMPSSDPDNRTQTPPITGDPPNPIDPPSGCRFHTRCPYAEPLCGEATPKLTELTATGHQAACYMAIPGSGHSLAPPKGVTLA comes from the coding sequence ATGAATGAAATCATCGAACCCATCGACAAGCTTGAACCGCTTCCGGATATCGGCGGCGTCGCGCAGCCGCTGCTGCAGGTCAACGGCCTGACAAAACATTTTCCGGTGCGCGGCGGGCTGTTCGCGCCGAGCAAGACGGTGCGCGCGGTGGACGACGTGTCGTTCTCTATCGCCAAGGGCGAGACCGTCGGTATCGTCGGCGAATCCGGCTGCGGCAAGTCGACCACCGCGCGGCTGCTGATGCATCTGATGCCGCGCAACTCCGGCGATATCATCTATGACGGCCGCCAGGTCGGTCGCGAACTGAGCTTGCGCGAGTTGCGTCGCGGTATGCAGATGGTGTTTCAGGATAGCTACGCCTCGCTGAATCCGCGCCTGACCATCGAAGAATCGATCGCGTTCGGGCCGAAGGTACACGGCATGGCCGAGGGTACCTCGCGCGCACTGGCGCGCGAACTGCTCGGCAAGGTGGGTTTGCGGCCGGAGAATTTCGCCAACCGCTATCCGCACGAGATTTCCGGTGGCCAGCGCCAGCGCGTCAACATCGCCCGTGCGCTCGCCTTGTCGCCGCGCCTCGTGATTCTCGATGAAGCGGTGTCCGCACTCGACAAATCGGTCGAGGCGCAGGTGCTCAATCTGCTGGTCGATCTGAAGCGCGAATTCGGCCTGACCTATCTGTTCATCAGCCACGATCTCAACGTTGTCCGCTACATTTCCGATCGCGTGCTGGTGATGTATCTCGGTGAAGTCGTCGAGCTCGGCCCGGTGGACGAGGTCTGGGACGCCCCGGCGCATCCCTATACGCGAGCGCTGCTGGCGGCGATGCCGTCATCCGATCCCGACAACCGAACCCAGACGCCGCCGATCACCGGCGATCCGCCGAATCCGATCGATCCGCCGTCGGGCTGCCGCTTCCACACCCGCTGTCCCTATGCCGAACCGCTATGCGGCGAAGCGACGCCGAAGCTGACCGAACTCACCGCGACGGGCCATCAGGCCGCCTGCTACATGGCTATCCCCGGCTCAGGCCACAGCCTTGCGCCACCCAAGGGAGTAACTCTCGCATGA
- a CDS encoding cyclase (product_source=KO:K05555; cath_funfam=3.60.15.10; cleavage_site_network=SignalP-noTM; cog=COG0491; ko=KO:K05555; pfam=PF00753; smart=SM00849; superfamily=56281) — protein sequence MHRNTWAAVATLIVLASPALAQQPPTPPPVDFSKVEIKTTDLGDGMYMLEGQGGNMTLATAKNGVMLVDGEFAPLHDKIKAAIAAVSPQPVRYLVNTHFHGDHTGGNEPFAKDGATVVANIKVKTKLASGTTNFLTGAQVPPAPKGALPSTTYTHQLKLSLRGRIAELRHIEHAHTDGDTYVWFKSANVLATGDTFTNRRYPNIDVANGGNIKGMIAATDAYLKLINDKTRIVPGHGPLADKAALIEYRTMLVTARDRMAKLVKDGKSEEDVLAAKPFADLDAKWALTDLAAKNFTRVVYHSLADKPGSKKS from the coding sequence ATGCATCGGAATACATGGGCCGCGGTCGCAACATTGATCGTGTTGGCCTCTCCCGCCCTCGCCCAACAACCGCCCACACCGCCGCCGGTGGATTTTTCCAAGGTCGAGATCAAAACCACCGACCTCGGCGATGGCATGTACATGCTGGAGGGCCAAGGCGGCAACATGACCCTGGCGACGGCCAAGAACGGCGTCATGCTGGTGGACGGCGAATTCGCGCCGCTGCATGACAAGATCAAGGCCGCGATCGCGGCGGTGTCACCGCAACCGGTGAGATATCTCGTCAACACGCATTTTCATGGCGACCACACCGGCGGCAACGAACCCTTCGCCAAAGACGGCGCCACCGTGGTCGCCAACATCAAGGTCAAGACCAAGCTTGCGAGCGGCACCACTAACTTCCTGACTGGCGCTCAGGTTCCGCCGGCGCCCAAGGGCGCATTGCCGTCGACGACCTACACCCATCAGCTCAAGCTCAGCCTCAGGGGCCGTATCGCTGAGCTCCGCCATATCGAACACGCGCACACCGATGGCGACACCTATGTCTGGTTCAAAAGCGCCAACGTGCTTGCCACCGGCGACACGTTCACGAACCGCCGCTACCCCAATATCGATGTCGCCAATGGCGGCAACATCAAGGGCATGATCGCCGCCACCGACGCCTATCTCAAGCTGATCAACGACAAGACCCGCATCGTGCCTGGCCACGGCCCGCTCGCCGACAAGGCCGCGCTGATCGAGTATCGCACCATGCTGGTCACCGCACGCGACCGGATGGCAAAGCTGGTGAAGGACGGCAAGAGCGAGGAAGACGTGCTGGCGGCGAAACCCTTCGCCGATCTCGACGCCAAGTGGGCGTTGACTGACCTCGCGGCCAAGAACTTCACCCGCGTGGTCTATCACTCGCTGGCCGACAAGCCTGGTAGCAAGAAATCATGA
- a CDS encoding hypothetical protein (product_source=Hypo-rule applied; cath_funfam=3.40.50.150) → MTKPTARQIKAMTDVAGLPVADDVAERIANSIGPAFEGFVAVAGTLPFDLEPATFLVVQNTKA, encoded by the coding sequence ATGACCAAGCCAACCGCCAGACAGATCAAGGCCATGACCGACGTCGCCGGCCTGCCGGTCGCCGACGATGTCGCCGAGCGCATCGCCAATTCGATCGGGCCTGCCTTCGAAGGCTTTGTTGCCGTCGCCGGCACGCTGCCGTTCGATCTCGAGCCCGCGACATTCCTCGTCGTGCAGAATACGAAAGCCTGA